A single Pseudomonas sp. HN11 DNA region contains:
- a CDS encoding alginate O-acetyltransferase AlgF, whose protein sequence is MTFTTTPRRLAKTLAIAAGLSFVSMSAFAGGDAALYGPTAPKGSSFVRIYNASNQEVSATVGATNLSEVAPLASSDFSFMPGGDYSAKVGSQTVPVKLAPDHYYTLVNSGSGQPQLIEEPPFKNKQKSLVRVQNLSDKALTLKTADGKTDVVKSVAAKGRGEREINPVKVSLALYDGDKKVGDVKPVALERGEAAVLYVTGSGSSLSPVWVKRPVSTR, encoded by the coding sequence ATGACTTTCACTACAACTCCTCGTCGTCTCGCTAAAACCCTGGCTATCGCGGCCGGCCTGAGCTTCGTATCGATGTCCGCCTTCGCCGGTGGCGACGCCGCCCTCTACGGCCCAACCGCGCCAAAAGGCTCAAGCTTCGTGCGGATCTACAACGCCAGCAACCAGGAAGTCAGCGCCACCGTCGGCGCGACCAACCTGAGCGAGGTCGCACCACTGGCCAGCAGCGATTTCAGCTTCATGCCCGGTGGTGACTACAGCGCCAAGGTCGGCAGCCAGACCGTGCCGGTCAAACTCGCACCGGACCACTACTACACCCTGGTCAACAGCGGCAGCGGCCAGCCACAACTGATCGAAGAGCCACCGTTCAAGAACAAGCAGAAATCCCTGGTGCGCGTGCAGAACCTCAGCGACAAGGCCCTGACCCTGAAGACAGCTGACGGCAAGACCGACGTGGTCAAGTCCGTGGCTGCCAAAGGCCGTGGCGAGCGCGAAATCAACCCGGTAAAGGTCAGCCTGGCGCTGTATGACGGTGACAAAAAAGTCGGCGACGTGAAGCCAGTGGCCCTGGAGCGCGGTGAAGCGGCGGTACTGTACGTCACCGGTTCCGGTTCGAGCCTGTCGCCAGTGTGGGTGAAACGCCCCGTATCGACCCGTTAA
- a CDS encoding DUF4440 domain-containing protein has translation MIDYSDFFDEVIQTHVEIEQWFAGVAPEGTLQNLLARFSPEFSMVAPATGARVNAAGVNALFTRLGGMRPGLKITLSEMAGIDRHARGATVTYREHQVDDSGTQTDRRATVVFEKQASGALLWRHLHETFIAQ, from the coding sequence ATGATCGATTACAGCGATTTTTTTGACGAAGTGATCCAGACCCATGTCGAGATCGAACAATGGTTTGCCGGCGTTGCGCCCGAAGGCACCTTGCAGAACCTGCTCGCGCGCTTCTCCCCGGAATTCAGCATGGTTGCCCCGGCGACCGGTGCACGGGTGAATGCGGCCGGAGTCAATGCCCTGTTCACGCGCTTGGGCGGCATGCGCCCGGGATTGAAAATCACCTTGAGCGAGATGGCCGGCATCGATCGCCATGCACGTGGCGCCACGGTGACCTATCGCGAGCATCAGGTCGATGACAGCGGTACACAGACGGACCGCCGTGCCACGGTGGTGTTCGAGAAGCAGGCCAGTGGCGCGCTGCTGTGGCGCCATTTGCATGAAACGTTTATCGCGCAATGA
- a CDS encoding SDR family oxidoreductase produces MPNVLITGCSSGIGRALADAFKAAGYTVWASARRPEDVAALDAAGFNAVELDVNDSAALQQLAEQLGELDVLLNNAGYGAMGPLLDGGTEAMQRQFETNVFSIVGVTQALFPALRRSKGLVVNIGSVSGVLVTPFAGAYCASKAAVHALSDALRMELAPFGVQVMEVQPGAINTRFAKNAGAQAELLINEQSPWWPLRDGIRARSQASQDKPTPANVFAADVLKAVQQPQPPRLLRSGNGSRALPLMAALLPKGLLEKVLKKRFGLAGSL; encoded by the coding sequence ATGCCCAACGTACTGATCACCGGTTGTTCCAGCGGCATCGGCCGTGCCCTGGCGGACGCATTCAAAGCCGCCGGCTACACGGTGTGGGCCAGCGCCCGCCGCCCGGAAGACGTCGCCGCCCTCGACGCTGCCGGCTTTAATGCCGTCGAACTGGACGTCAACGACAGCGCCGCTTTGCAACAGCTGGCCGAACAACTGGGCGAATTGGATGTACTGCTCAACAACGCCGGTTATGGCGCCATGGGGCCGTTGCTCGACGGCGGCACCGAGGCGATGCAACGCCAATTCGAGACCAATGTGTTTTCCATCGTCGGTGTGACCCAGGCGCTGTTCCCGGCTCTGCGGCGCAGCAAGGGATTGGTGGTGAATATCGGCAGTGTTTCCGGTGTGCTGGTAACGCCGTTTGCGGGGGCCTATTGCGCGTCAAAAGCCGCCGTGCATGCCTTGAGCGACGCGCTGCGCATGGAACTGGCGCCGTTTGGCGTGCAGGTCATGGAAGTGCAACCCGGCGCCATCAACACCCGTTTTGCGAAAAACGCCGGCGCCCAGGCCGAACTGTTGATCAATGAACAATCGCCATGGTGGCCGTTGCGCGACGGAATCCGTGCGCGCAGCCAGGCTTCCCAGGACAAGCCGACGCCAGCCAATGTGTTTGCGGCGGATGTATTGAAAGCTGTGCAACAACCACAACCGCCCCGCCTGCTGCGCTCGGGCAATGGGAGCCGCGCGTTACCGTTGATGGCGGCGTTGTTGCCCAAAGGGTTGCTGGAGAAGGTGTTGAAGAAACGCTTCGGGCTGGCCGGTTCGCTCTAA
- a CDS encoding multidrug transporter: MFFGVLLIITWLILLLRYPAKALPVSLAAAVGLGFVAIWVVWLDSQEASQLARLELRITYAADECPTDRPLKLTLNNGNDVPLTELRWRVAAYAPGDTVNLADNVYAAPRYRGPGELQAGATWDDCLPTPPLRPGYRPQTLEFRAEHLQGSFSD, translated from the coding sequence ATGTTTTTCGGCGTTCTACTGATCATCACCTGGCTGATCCTGTTGCTGCGCTACCCCGCCAAGGCACTGCCCGTATCCCTCGCGGCCGCCGTGGGCTTGGGTTTCGTCGCGATCTGGGTGGTGTGGCTGGACAGCCAGGAAGCCTCGCAACTGGCCCGCCTGGAGCTGCGCATCACCTATGCTGCCGACGAATGCCCCACCGACCGACCGCTCAAACTGACGCTGAACAATGGCAACGATGTGCCGCTCACCGAACTGCGTTGGCGCGTCGCCGCCTACGCACCGGGCGATACGGTGAACCTCGCGGACAACGTCTATGCCGCCCCACGCTATCGCGGGCCCGGTGAGTTGCAAGCCGGCGCCACGTGGGACGACTGCCTGCCCACTCCGCCTCTGCGCCCCGGCTACCGCCCGCAAACCCTGGAATTTCGCGCCGAGCACCTGCAAGGCAGTTTTTCGGACTGA
- a CDS encoding mannose-1-phosphate guanylyltransferase/mannose-6-phosphate isomerase — protein MIPVVLSGGSGSRLWPLSRKQFPKQFLALTGEHTLFQQTLERLVFEGMDSPIVVCNKDHRFIVNEQLAARKLESQRILMEPFGRNTAPAVALTAMMLVNEGRDELMLVLPADHVIDDQKALQRALALATVAAERGEMVLFGVPATRPETGYGYIKSTADSLLPEGVSRVEQFVEKPNEKRAVEFVKSGGYFWNSGMFLFRASRFLEELKKHDPDIYDTCLLTLERSEQTPDTVSFDEATFACCPDNSIDYAVMEKTQRACVVPLSAGWSDVGCWASLWAVNDKDVHGNVSKGDVVIQDSRNCMIHGNGKLVSVIGLDNIVVVETKDAMMIAHKDKVQGVKQMVNTLNDQGRSETQNHCEVYRPWGSYDSVDMGGRFQVKHISVKPGACLSLQMHHHRAEHWIVVSGTAEVTCDENVFLLTENQSTYIPIASVHRLRNPGKIPLEIIEVQSGSYLGEDDIERFEDIYGRSTPVERGVSVKTIAQ, from the coding sequence ATGATTCCAGTAGTCCTTTCCGGTGGTAGTGGCTCACGTCTTTGGCCGCTTTCCCGTAAACAGTTCCCTAAGCAATTCCTGGCCCTGACCGGCGAGCACACGTTGTTCCAGCAAACCCTGGAACGCCTGGTGTTCGAAGGCATGGACTCCCCGATCGTGGTCTGCAACAAAGACCACCGCTTTATCGTCAACGAGCAACTGGCCGCGCGTAAGCTGGAAAGCCAGCGCATCCTGATGGAGCCGTTCGGTCGCAACACCGCGCCGGCCGTGGCCCTCACCGCGATGATGCTGGTCAACGAAGGCCGCGACGAGCTGATGCTGGTGCTGCCGGCCGACCACGTGATCGACGACCAGAAAGCCCTGCAACGTGCCCTGGCCCTGGCCACCGTGGCGGCCGAACGGGGTGAGATGGTGCTGTTCGGCGTACCGGCGACTCGTCCGGAAACCGGTTATGGCTATATCAAGTCCACCGCCGATTCGCTGCTGCCGGAAGGTGTGAGCCGCGTCGAGCAGTTCGTGGAAAAGCCCAATGAAAAACGCGCCGTCGAGTTCGTCAAAAGCGGCGGTTATTTCTGGAACAGCGGCATGTTCCTGTTCCGTGCCAGCCGCTTCCTCGAAGAGCTGAAAAAGCACGACCCGGACATCTACGACACCTGCCTGCTGACCCTTGAACGCAGCGAACAGACCCCCGATACCGTGTCCTTCGACGAAGCCACCTTCGCCTGCTGCCCGGACAACTCCATCGACTATGCCGTGATGGAAAAAACCCAGCGTGCCTGCGTGGTGCCGTTGAGCGCCGGTTGGAGCGACGTGGGTTGCTGGGCCTCGCTGTGGGCCGTCAACGACAAAGATGTCCACGGTAACGTGAGCAAAGGCGACGTGGTCATCCAGGACAGCCGCAACTGCATGATTCATGGCAACGGCAAACTGGTGTCGGTGATCGGCCTGGACAACATCGTGGTGGTGGAAACCAAGGACGCGATGATGATTGCCCACAAGGACAAGGTCCAGGGCGTCAAGCAGATGGTCAACACCCTGAACGACCAGGGCCGCAGCGAAACCCAGAACCACTGCGAAGTCTATCGTCCGTGGGGCTCCTACGACTCGGTGGACATGGGCGGGCGTTTCCAGGTCAAGCACATCTCGGTCAAGCCGGGCGCGTGCCTGTCGCTGCAGATGCACCACCACCGTGCCGAACACTGGATCGTGGTCAGCGGCACCGCCGAAGTGACCTGTGACGAGAACGTGTTCCTGCTCACCGAGAACCAGTCCACGTATATTCCGATCGCCTCGGTGCACCGCCTGCGCAACCCGGGCAAGATCCCGTTGGAGATCATCGAAGTGCAATCGGGCAGCTATTTGGGCGAAGACGATATCGAGCGCTTTGAAGATATCTACGGTCGCTCGACGCCGGTTGAACGCGGCGTGTCGGTGAAAACTATCGCGCAGTAA
- a CDS encoding FUSC family protein: MTPLPAPLRWLHSLEWRRGFFDWARSDGVTWVYIFKVLIAAFLTLWLAMRLELPQSRTAMITVFIVMQPQSGQVFAKSFYRFLGTLAGSAVMVVLIALFAQNTELFLGALAIWVGICTAGATRNRNFRAYGFVLAGYTAAMVGLPALAHPDGAFMAAVWRVLEISLGILCSTLISAAILPQTSSAAMRNALYQRFGVFALFVTDGLRGRSQREGFEASNVRFIAEAVGLEGLRSITVFEDPHMRRRNGRLSRLNSEFMSITTRFNALHQLLERLRTDEADHVVAAIKPGLQDLAEVLDGFSGRALTSPDAARLVNQLSVYKDGLPAKVRSLRGAFQEQNPSEAEQLDFHTAYELLYRFVDDLHNYTQTHASLAEHRHEREQWDETFIPKTNWLACAASGIRASFILIVLGSYWVATAWPSGATMTLIAAATVGLSAATPNPKRMAFQMACGTLIGALVGFVEMFFVFPWIDGFPLLCVMLAPVIIFGAFLASRPQYAGVGVGLLIFFSTGSVPDNLTIYNPYTFINDYIAMIIGMLVCAAAGAIILPPNSRWLWRRLEQDLREQVVYAISGKLKGLASSFESRTRDLLHQAYGLAVGQPQVQRDLLRWMFVVLEVGHAIIELRKEQAILPVHPAYAQSQPWRQAIRVMGRSLVRLFLQPSASNLERGLIAVDHAISRVQATDEPFAPHFDTSALRRVKSYLHFIRTSLLDPQSPLAALKSATQGSPHAP, from the coding sequence CGCTGTGGTTGGCCATGCGCCTGGAACTGCCACAATCACGTACGGCGATGATCACCGTGTTCATCGTGATGCAGCCGCAGAGCGGCCAGGTGTTCGCCAAGAGTTTCTATCGCTTCCTCGGCACCCTGGCGGGGTCGGCGGTGATGGTGGTGTTGATTGCCTTGTTTGCGCAGAACACCGAGTTGTTTCTCGGCGCGCTGGCGATCTGGGTGGGCATCTGCACCGCTGGTGCGACGCGCAATCGCAACTTTCGCGCCTATGGGTTCGTACTTGCCGGTTATACGGCGGCGATGGTCGGGCTGCCGGCGCTGGCGCATCCGGATGGTGCCTTCATGGCAGCGGTGTGGCGGGTGCTGGAAATCTCCCTGGGGATTCTGTGCTCCACCCTGATCAGCGCCGCAATCTTGCCGCAAACCTCCAGCGCCGCCATGCGCAATGCCTTGTACCAGCGCTTCGGCGTGTTTGCGCTGTTCGTCACCGATGGCCTGCGCGGGCGCAGCCAGCGTGAAGGTTTCGAGGCCAGCAACGTGCGTTTTATCGCCGAAGCCGTGGGCCTGGAAGGGCTGCGCAGCATCACGGTGTTCGAAGACCCGCACATGCGTCGGCGCAACGGCCGGCTCAGTCGCCTCAACAGCGAATTCATGAGCATCACCACACGCTTCAATGCCTTGCATCAGTTGTTGGAGCGGCTGCGCACCGACGAGGCGGATCACGTGGTGGCCGCCATCAAACCCGGCCTGCAAGACCTTGCCGAAGTGCTCGATGGCTTCTCCGGCCGCGCGCTCACCAGCCCGGATGCGGCGCGCCTGGTCAACCAACTGAGCGTCTACAAGGATGGCCTGCCTGCCAAGGTCCGCAGCCTGCGCGGGGCCTTTCAGGAACAGAACCCAAGCGAAGCCGAACAGCTGGATTTTCATACCGCCTACGAGCTGCTCTATCGTTTCGTCGATGATCTGCACAACTACACGCAAACTCACGCGTCCCTGGCGGAGCACAGACATGAACGGGAGCAGTGGGATGAAACCTTTATCCCCAAGACCAATTGGCTGGCTTGTGCCGCCTCGGGAATTCGCGCGTCATTCATCCTGATCGTGCTCGGCAGTTATTGGGTGGCGACTGCCTGGCCCAGCGGCGCGACCATGACCTTGATCGCCGCCGCCACCGTCGGGCTGTCCGCCGCCACACCCAACCCGAAACGCATGGCGTTCCAAATGGCCTGCGGCACCTTGATCGGTGCACTGGTGGGCTTTGTCGAAATGTTCTTCGTGTTTCCCTGGATCGACGGTTTCCCGCTGCTGTGCGTGATGCTCGCCCCAGTGATCATCTTTGGCGCGTTCCTCGCTTCACGCCCGCAATACGCGGGTGTCGGCGTGGGGCTGCTGATCTTTTTCAGCACCGGCTCGGTGCCGGACAACCTGACGATCTACAACCCTTACACCTTCATCAACGACTACATCGCCATGATCATCGGCATGCTGGTGTGCGCAGCGGCGGGGGCGATCATCCTGCCGCCCAACAGCCGCTGGTTGTGGCGCCGCCTCGAACAGGACCTGCGGGAACAGGTGGTGTACGCCATCAGCGGCAAGCTCAAGGGGCTGGCGTCGAGCTTTGAAAGCCGCACGCGTGACCTGCTGCACCAGGCCTATGGTCTCGCCGTCGGCCAACCGCAGGTACAGCGCGATCTGCTGCGCTGGATGTTCGTGGTGCTGGAGGTTGGCCACGCGATTATCGAATTGCGCAAGGAACAGGCAATTCTTCCGGTGCATCCGGCGTACGCCCAATCCCAGCCTTGGCGCCAGGCGATCCGCGTGATGGGCCGCTCGCTGGTGCGGCTGTTCCTGCAACCCAGCGCGAGCAACCTGGAGCGTGGCCTCATTGCGGTCGACCATGCGATCAGCCGCGTGCAGGCCACCGACGAACCCTTCGCCCCGCACTTTGACACCTCGGCCCTACGCCGGGTGAAAAGCTACCTGCACTTTATCCGCACCTCGCTTTTGGACCCGCAATCGCCGCTGGCGGCTCTGAAAAGTGCCACGCAAGGATCCCCGCATGCCCCGTGA
- a CDS encoding efflux RND transporter periplasmic adaptor subunit, translated as MKKFFSLLATLLVLALAIWIGRTLWVHYMETPWTRDGRVRADIINVAADVTGEVVDVPVRDNQLVKKGDLLMQIDPEHYRIAVKQAQSLVASRKATWEMRKVNAHRRADLDALVISKENRDDASNIADSALADYQHALAQLEAAELNLKRTQVVAAVDGYVTNLNVHRGDYARIGEAKMALVDVNSFWVYGFFEETKLPHVKVGDKADMQLMSGETLKGHVESISRGIYDRDNPESRELIADVNPTFNWVRLAQRVPVRIHIDEVPEGVLLAAGITCTVIVRELSAD; from the coding sequence ATGAAAAAGTTTTTCAGCCTGCTCGCGACCTTGCTGGTCCTGGCCTTGGCCATCTGGATTGGCCGCACGTTGTGGGTGCACTACATGGAAACCCCGTGGACCCGCGACGGCCGTGTGCGTGCCGACATCATCAACGTCGCCGCCGACGTCACCGGCGAAGTGGTCGATGTGCCGGTGCGTGATAACCAGTTGGTGAAAAAGGGCGACCTGCTGATGCAAATCGACCCCGAGCACTACCGCATTGCGGTCAAACAGGCGCAATCGCTGGTGGCGTCGCGCAAAGCCACCTGGGAAATGCGCAAGGTCAACGCCCATCGCCGTGCCGACCTTGATGCGCTGGTGATCTCCAAGGAAAACCGGGACGACGCCAGCAATATCGCCGACTCGGCACTCGCGGACTACCAACACGCGTTGGCGCAACTGGAAGCGGCCGAACTCAACCTTAAACGCACGCAAGTGGTGGCGGCGGTCGATGGTTATGTCACCAACCTGAATGTGCATCGCGGCGACTATGCCCGTATCGGCGAAGCCAAGATGGCCTTGGTGGATGTGAACTCGTTCTGGGTCTATGGCTTCTTTGAAGAGACCAAGCTTCCCCACGTCAAGGTCGGTGATAAAGCCGATATGCAATTGATGAGTGGCGAGACCTTGAAGGGGCATGTGGAAAGCATCTCGCGAGGTATCTACGACCGCGACAACCCCGAAAGCCGCGAACTGATTGCCGATGTGAACCCGACCTTCAACTGGGTGCGCCTGGCCCAGCGGGTGCCGGTACGGATTCATATCGATGAGGTACCGGAAGGGGTGTTGTTGGCGGCGGGGATTACCTGCACGGTGATCGTGCGGGAGTTATCTGCAGATTGA
- a CDS encoding MFS transporter: MTYRSKVAWIFLLGFALDLVNMFVATVAYPDIAHELHASVTQLAWISNAYLLGLTVIIPLSAWLAAVMGERTLIAASLLLFAGASVMVGQASSIETLIGWRALQGLGGGLLIPGGQAMAYRHFPAAERSQLTARVMSVALLVPALSPALGGLIVDNVSWRWIFYANLPLALMTLLLTVLWIKPDRPSSRRVPLDVGSIFQQIRSPMLRTAMLIYLCIPGVFIGTSLIAILYLRGLGYDATQTGALMLPWALASALAILLSKKLFNRCGPKPLLLAGMLLQCLGILLLNGPALIIPAYLLMGLGGSLCSSTAQTLAFLDIPAERMGHASALWNINRQLSFCLGAAALSTLLSALDSFAITFTMAAALTLLPLFAVLRLDTSRIRALLHPASEPHR, translated from the coding sequence ATGACCTACCGTTCGAAAGTCGCCTGGATCTTTTTATTGGGTTTTGCCCTGGACCTGGTGAACATGTTTGTCGCCACGGTCGCCTACCCGGATATCGCCCACGAACTGCATGCCTCGGTCACGCAACTGGCATGGATCAGCAACGCCTACCTGCTCGGCCTGACCGTGATCATTCCGCTCAGTGCCTGGTTGGCTGCGGTGATGGGGGAGCGAACTCTGATCGCGGCAAGCCTGTTGCTGTTCGCCGGGGCGTCGGTGATGGTGGGCCAGGCGAGTTCGATTGAAACACTGATCGGCTGGCGTGCCCTGCAAGGGCTGGGCGGTGGCTTGCTGATTCCCGGCGGGCAGGCCATGGCTTACCGGCATTTCCCGGCGGCTGAACGCAGCCAACTGACAGCGCGAGTGATGTCGGTGGCATTGCTGGTACCGGCGCTGTCGCCGGCGCTGGGTGGTTTGATTGTCGACAACGTGTCGTGGCGCTGGATCTTCTACGCCAATCTGCCACTGGCGTTGATGACCCTGCTGCTGACCGTGCTGTGGATAAAACCTGACAGGCCGTCGAGCCGTCGTGTGCCACTGGACGTGGGCAGTATTTTCCAACAGATACGCAGCCCAATGCTGCGCACCGCGATGCTGATCTACCTGTGCATCCCCGGCGTGTTCATCGGTACCAGCCTCATCGCCATACTCTATCTTCGCGGCCTCGGGTACGACGCCACACAGACCGGCGCCTTGATGCTGCCGTGGGCACTGGCGTCGGCACTGGCGATTTTGCTCAGCAAAAAACTGTTCAACCGCTGTGGTCCGAAGCCATTGTTGTTGGCGGGCATGCTGCTGCAATGCCTGGGCATCCTGTTGCTGAATGGTCCTGCACTAATCATTCCAGCCTATTTGTTGATGGGGTTGGGAGGCAGCCTGTGCAGCAGTACCGCGCAGACCCTGGCCTTTCTCGATATTCCCGCCGAACGCATGGGCCACGCCAGCGCCCTGTGGAACATCAACCGACAACTGAGCTTCTGCCTGGGCGCAGCGGCGCTAAGTACATTACTGTCGGCCTTGGATTCCTTCGCTATAACCTTCACGATGGCGGCAGCCCTGACCCTGCTGCCTCTTTTTGCGGTGCTGCGTCTGGATACGTCCCGAATACGCGCACTGCTTCACCCTGCCAGCGAGCCTCACCGATGA
- a CDS encoding LysR family transcriptional regulator yields MVSLDRFDTFKAVVEAGSLTAAADLLGQTRAVVSFNLKRLEAELGVTLLTRNTRQLALTDAGERFYLRCTRMLEEARLAVEEARSEHAQLKGTLRITTTVEYALAVVAPAVEAFRRLHPDLDIHLSTSSTHADLISERFDVAIRLGRLLDSNHRAVQLSTFEVFAVAAPQFGGVDTLDDLEQLPKLEHSRLTELSVTDPQAGEHSYRPGHASLVADSAAVLQAFAVRGHGVAVLPQWLVQDDLDAGRLVRLLPDHRFAPQGIYAMYPDTRHLPLKVRAFIDFMKG; encoded by the coding sequence ATGGTCAGCCTGGACCGATTCGACACCTTCAAGGCCGTGGTCGAGGCCGGCTCTCTCACCGCTGCCGCTGACCTGCTGGGCCAGACTCGCGCCGTGGTCAGCTTCAACCTCAAGCGTCTGGAAGCAGAACTGGGCGTCACTCTGCTGACCCGCAACACCCGTCAACTGGCGCTGACCGATGCCGGCGAGCGCTTCTACCTGCGCTGCACACGCATGCTCGAAGAGGCGCGATTGGCGGTGGAGGAGGCGCGCTCGGAGCATGCCCAACTCAAAGGCACGTTGCGCATCACTACCACCGTGGAATACGCATTGGCCGTGGTTGCCCCGGCGGTCGAAGCCTTCCGCCGCCTGCACCCGGACCTGGACATACACTTATCCACATCCTCCACTCACGCGGACCTGATCTCCGAGCGTTTCGACGTGGCGATTCGGTTGGGACGCTTGCTGGACTCCAATCACCGCGCGGTGCAGTTGTCGACTTTCGAGGTGTTCGCCGTGGCGGCACCACAGTTTGGAGGGGTTGATACGCTGGATGACTTGGAACAGTTGCCCAAGCTGGAACATAGCCGATTGACGGAGTTGAGCGTGACCGATCCACAAGCCGGCGAACATTCTTATCGCCCCGGCCATGCGTCGCTAGTCGCCGACAGCGCAGCCGTTCTCCAAGCCTTCGCCGTGCGTGGGCACGGTGTGGCGGTGTTGCCGCAATGGCTGGTGCAGGATGACCTGGACGCCGGACGATTAGTGCGCCTGTTGCCGGACCATCGCTTTGCCCCGCAAGGGATCTACGCGATGTATCCGGACACCCGACATTTGCCCCTGAAGGTGCGGGCGTTCATTGACTTTATGAAGGGTTAG
- a CDS encoding DUF1656 domain-containing protein: MPREIAFHGVYMPTMTLMFLIAAALAWALDRFLAGFDLYRFFWHPALLRLSLFVCLFGALALTVYR, from the coding sequence ATGCCCCGTGAAATCGCCTTCCACGGCGTGTACATGCCGACCATGACCCTGATGTTTTTGATCGCAGCCGCGCTGGCCTGGGCGCTGGATCGCTTCCTGGCCGGGTTCGACCTTTACCGTTTTTTCTGGCACCCGGCGCTGCTGCGCCTGAGCCTGTTCGTTTGCCTGTTCGGCGCCCTGGCGCTGACCGTCTACCGTTGA